The following coding sequences are from one Motacilla alba alba isolate MOTALB_02 chromosome 4, Motacilla_alba_V1.0_pri, whole genome shotgun sequence window:
- the PCDH7 gene encoding protocadherin-7 isoform X9: protein MRKMRTLLRFVHCCCCCFLLLQPPPLWVSLAAAKQLLKYRLAEEGPADIRIGNVASDLGIVTGSGEVTFSLESGSDYLKIDNMTGELSTTERRIDREKLPQCQMIFDENECFLDFEVSVIGPSQSWVDLFEGRVIILDINDNTPTFPSPVLTLTVEENRPVGTLYLLPTATDRDFGRNGIERYELLQEPGGDGGRRGGGGGAAAAAPESAPFPGGSKRRQEAEAAARSSVFELQVADTLDGEKQPQLIVKGALDREQRDSYELSLRVRDGGDPARSSQAILRVLITDVNDNSPRFEKSVYEADLAENSSPGTPILQLRATDLDVGVNGQIEYVFGAATESVRRLLRLDETSGWLSVLHRIDREEVNQLRFTVMARDRGQPPKTDKATVVLNIRDENDNVPTIDIRKIGRIPLRDGVASVAEDVLVDTPIALVQVSDRDQGENGVVTCTVVGDVPFQLKPASEGEGEPQNKRKYFLHTSAPLDYEAVRDYNVVIVAVDSGSPSLSSNNSLLVRVGDTNDNPPMFSQAVLEVSFPENNLPGERVATVVATDADSGKNAEITYSLEASPLSSETPGSIFSIDPDSGDVSVQAVLDREQRDTYEFQVTARDKGVPSLQGSTTVVVRVSDRNDNEPRFMQDVFTFYVKENLQPNSPVGMVTVMDFDKGRNAELSLSIQPGDHEQAAGIFSIENDTGTIFSTVSFDREQQTSYTFKVKAVDGGEPPRSATATVSLFVMDENDNAPTVTFPSNSSYTVLPPSSNMRTVVATVVATDADTGLNADLNYSIVGGNPFKLFEIDPASGVVSLVGKLAPKHYGLHRLVVQVNDSGQPPQSTTALLHVFVNESLSNATVVESQVARSLHTPLAQDIAGDPSYELSKQRLSIVIGVVAGIMTVILLILVVVMARYCRSKGKHGYEAGKKDHEDFFTPQQHDKAKKPKKDKKGKKGKQPLYSSIVTVEASKPNGQRYDSVNEKLSDSPGMGRYRSVNGGPGSPDLARHYKSSSPLPTVQLHPQSPTAGKKHQAVQDLPPANTFVGAGDNISIGSDHCSEYSCQASSKYSKQVDTVQTTQHPGHIEESCKMNPFRRVTFSVVSQPQDPHQGSLQSCYDSGLEESETPSSKSSSGPRLGALPLPEDNYERTTPDGSVGEAEHMENGFY from the coding sequence ATGAGGAAGATGCGGACCCTCCTTCGCTTtgtgcattgctgctgctgctgcttcttgctcctccagcctccGCCGCTCTGGGTCAGCCTCGCAGCGGCTAAGCAGCTCCTGAAGTACCGGCTGGCCGAGGAGGGACCCGCCGACATCCGCATCGGCAACGTGGCTTCCGACCTGGGGATCGTGACGGGCTCTGGAGAGGTGACATTCAGCCTGGAGTCGGGCTCCGACTATCTCAAGATCGATAACATGACCGGGGAGCTGAGCACCACAGAGCGGCGCATCGACCGCGAAAAGCTGCCGCAGTGCCAGATGATCTTCGACGAGAACGAGTGCTTCTTGGACTTCGAGGTGTCGGTCATCGGCCCCTCGCAGAGCTGGGTGGACCTCTTCGAGGGCCGGGTCATCATCCTGGACATCAACGACAACACCCCCACTTTCCCTTCCCCCGTCCTCACGCTCACCGTGGAGGAGAACCGGCCCGTGGGGACCCTCTACCTGCTCCCCACCGCCACCGACAGGGACTTCGGCCGCAACGGCATCGAGCGCTacgagctgctgcaggagcccgGCGGGGACGGCggccggcgcggcggcggggggggcgcggcggcggcggcccccgAGAGCGCCCCCTTCCCCGGCGGCAGCAAGCGGCGGCAGGAGGCGGAGGCGGCGGCCCGCAGCAGCGTCTTCGAGCTGCAGGTGGCCGACACCCTGGACGGGGAGAAGCAGCCGCAGCTGATCGTCAAGGGGGCGCTGGACCGGGAGCAGCGGGACTCCTACGAGCTCAGCCTTCGCGTGCGGGACGGCGGCGACCCGGCGCGGTCCTCGCAGGCCATCCTGAGGGTGCTGATCACCGACGTGAACGACAACAGCCCCCGCTTTGAGAAGAGCGTCTATGAGGCCGACCTGGCAGAgaacagcagccctgggacccCGATCCTGCAGCTGCGAGCCACCGACCTGGACGTGGGAGTGAATGGACAGATCGAGTATGTCTTCGGGGCGGCCACGGAGTCCGTCAGGCGCCTGCTGCGGCTGGACGAGACCTCGGGCTGGCTCAGCGTCTTGCACCGCATCGACCGGGAGGAGGTGAACCAGCTTCGCTTCACTGTCATGGCCCGAGACCGGGGCCAGCCCCCCAAGACAGACAAGGCCACTGTCGTGCTGAACATCCGGGATGAAAATGACAACGTGCCCACCATTGATATCCGGAAAATTGGGCGCATCCCGCTCCGGGATGGGGTGGCAAGCGTGGCCGAGGATGTGCTGGTGGACACCCCCATTGCCTTGGTGCAGGTGTCAGACCGGGACCAAGGTGAAAATGGTGTGGTGACCTGCACCGTGGTAGGCGATGTGcccttccagctcaaaccaGCCAGTGAGGGTGAAGGGGAGCCACAGAATAAGCGCAAGTACTTCCTCCACACCTCGGCCCCTCTGGATTATGAAGCTGTCCGTGACTACAATGTTGTGATTGTGGCTGTGGActcaggcagccccagcttgtCCAGCAACAACTCCTTGCTGGTGCGAGTCGGGGACACTAATGACAACCCTCCCATGTTCAGCCAGGCCGTGCTGGAGGTCTCCTTTCCAGAGAACAACTTGCCTGGAGAGAGGGTGGCCACAGTGGTTGCCACAGATGCGGACAGTGGCAAGAATGCTGAGATCACCTATTCCTTGGAGGCCTCGCCCCTCTCCTCAGAGACACCgggcagcatcttcagcatTGACCCTGACTCTGGGGATGTGTCggtgcaggcagtgctggaccGTGAGCAGCGGGACACCTATGAATTTCAGGTGACGGCCCGGGACAAGGGGGTGCCATCACTGCAGGGCTCCACCACAGTGGTGGTGCGAGTGTCAGACCGCAACGACAACGAGCCGCGCTTCATGCAGGACGTATTCACCTTCTATGTGAAAGAAAACCTGCAGCCCAACAGCCCCGTGGGCATGGTGACTGTGATGGACTTTGACAAGGGCCGCAACGCTGAGCTCAGCCTCTCCATTCAGCCTGGAGACCACGAACAAGCAGCTGGCATCTTCTCCATTGAGAATGACACTGGAACCATTTTCTCCACAGTCTCTTTTGACCGTGAGCAGCAGACCAGCTACACCTTTAAGGTGAAGGCAGTGGATGGGGGTGAGCCACCACGCTCTGCCACAGCCACCGTGTCTCTCTTTGTGATGGATGAGAATGACAATGCACCCACTGTCACCTTCCCCAGCAACAGCTCCTACACTGTGCTGCCACCCTCCAGCAACATGCGCACCGTGGTGGCCACAGTGGTCGCCACTGATGCTGACACCGGTCTCAATGCTGACCTCAACTACAGCATTGTTGGGGGCAACCCCTTCAAACTCTTTGAAATAGACCCGGCCAGTGGTGTGGTGTCACTGGTGGGCAAGTTGGCCCCCAAGCACTATGGCCTGCACCGCCTGGTTGTGCAGGTGAATGACAGTGGGCAGCCGCCCCAGtccaccactgccctgctccatgTCTTTGTCAATGAGAGCCTGTCCAACGCCACTGTGGTGGAGAGCCAGGTGGCTCGCAGCCTTCACACCCCACTGGCCCAGGACATTGCTGGTGATCCCAGCTACGAGCTGAGCAAGCAGCGGCTTAGCATAGTCATTGGTGTGGTGGCTGGCATCATGACCGTCATCCTTCTTATCCTCGTGGTGGTCATGGCCCGCTACTGCCGATCCAAGGGCAAGCATGGCTACGAGGCTGGCAAGAAGGACCATGAGGATTTCTTCACTCCCCAGCAGCACGACAAGGCCAAGAAGCCCAAGAAGGACAAGAAAGGCAAGAAGGGCAAGCAACCCCTCTACAGCAGCATTGTTACCGTTGAGGCTTCCAAGCCCAATGGACAGCGCTATGACAGCGTGAACGAGAAGCTCTCGGACAGCCCTGGCATGGGCCGGTATCGCTCGGTCAACGGTGGCCCGGGCAGCCCTGACCTGGCCAGGCACTACAAGTCCAGCTCACCACTGCCCACAGTCCAGCTGCACCCACAGTCTCCCACTGCTGGCAAAAAGCACCAGGCCGTGCAGGACCTACCCCCAGCAAACACCTTCGTGGGCGCTGGCGACAACATCTCCATCGGCTCGGACCATTGCTCCGAGTACAgctgccaggccagcagcaaGTACAGCAAGCAG